A single Triticum dicoccoides isolate Atlit2015 ecotype Zavitan chromosome 2A, WEW_v2.0, whole genome shotgun sequence DNA region contains:
- the LOC119356430 gene encoding FCS-Like Zinc finger 2-like, whose translation MAASVACAFFFDAEPVGEPGMPALDACALCAKPLARDSDVFMYRGDTPFCSEECRHEQMHLDAVSARQAARRVQRFSAEAECHRGQRQSRKVSIAS comes from the coding sequence ATGGCGGCATCGGTGGCCTGCGCCTTCTTCTTCGACGCCGAGCCGGTGGGCGAGCCCGGCATGCCGGCGCTGGACGCGTGCGCGCTCTGCGCCAAGCCGCTGGCGCGTGACAGCGACGTCTTCATGTACAGAGGGGACACGCCCTTCTGCAGCGAGGAGTGCCGCCACGAGCAGATGCACCTCGACGCCGTCTCCGCCAGGCAGGCCGCCCGGAGGGTGCAGCGGTTCTCcgcggaggcggagtgccaccgtgGGCAGCGGCAGTCCAGGAAGGTGTCCATCGCCAGCTAG
- the LOC119356431 gene encoding FCS-Like Zinc finger 2-like has translation MAASVACAFFFDAEPAGEPGKHALDACALCAKRLARDSDVFMYRGDTPFCSEECRHEQMHLDAVSARQAARRLQRFSPETESQSHRGQRPSRKVSIAS, from the coding sequence ATGGCGGCATCGGTGGCCTGCGCCTTCTTCTTCGACGCCGAGCCGGCCGGCGAGCCCGGCAAGCACGCGCTGGACGCGTGCGCGCTCTGCGCCAAGCGGCTGGCGCGCGACAGCGACGTCTTCATGTACCGAGGGGACACGCCCTTCTGCAGCGAGGAGTGCCGCCACGAGCAGATGCACCTCGACGCCGTCTCCGCCAGGCAGGCCGCGCGGAGGCTGCAGCGCTTCTCGCCGGAGACGGAGTCCCAGTCCCACCGTGGGCAGCGGCCGTCCAGGAAGGTGTCCATCGCCAGCTAG